In one window of Brassica rapa cultivar Chiifu-401-42 chromosome A07, CAAS_Brap_v3.01, whole genome shotgun sequence DNA:
- the LOC117126841 gene encoding kinesin-like protein KIN-7H, whose amino-acid sequence MTRKCWRNNSPDWECINSTPIMYRSHLSISDRSMYPSAYSFDRVFGPECCTRQVYDQGAKEVAFSVVISGVNASVFAYGQTSSGKTYTMSGITHCTLVDIYDYIDKHKEREFILKFSAMEIYNESVRDLLSTDSSPLRLLDDPEKGTVVEKLTEETLRDWNHFKELLSVCEAQRQIGETALNEVSSRSHQILRLTVESTAREFFTNDKFSTLTATVNFIDLAGSERASQSLSAGTRLKEGCHINQVC is encoded by the exons ATGACAAGGAAATGTTGGAGGAATAATTCCCCTGACTGGGAGTGCATCAACTCTACACCCATCATGTACAGGAGCCATCTCTCTATCTCTGACCGTTCCATGTATCCTTCTGCTTACTCTTTTG ACAGAGTGTTCGGCCCTGAGTGTTGTACCAGGCAAGTCTATGACCAAGGGGCCAAGGAAGTAGCTTTCTCTGTTGTCATCAGTGGCGTTAATG CTAGCGTCTTTGCGTACGGGCAAACAAGCAGTGGAAAGACATACACCATGAGTGGAATTACTCACTGCACTTTGGTTGATATATATGACTACATTGACAAG CACAAGGAAAGAGAATTCATTCTAAAGTTCTCCGCCATGGAGATCTATAATGAGTCTGTGCGAGATCTCTTAAGTACAGATAGTAGTCCGCTCAGACTTCTAGATGATCCTGag AAAGGGACAGTTGTTGAGAAACTCACAGAGGAAACTCTGCGAGACTGGAATCATTTCAAGGAGCTCCTTTCTGTTTGCGAAG CTCAGCGGCAAATTGGAGAGACAGCTCTGAATGAAGTTAGCTCCCGGTCTCATCAGATTTTGAGATTG ACAGTTGAAAGCACGGCTCGTGAATTTTTCACTAACGATAAATTTAGTACACTAACAGCAACAGTG AACTTTATTGATCTTGCTGGAAGTGAACGTGCATCTCAGTCATTATCAGCCGGCACAAGGTTGAAAGAAGGTTGTCATATAAACCAAGTTTGTTAA
- the LOC117126656 gene encoding protein SHORT INTERNODES, whose protein sequence is MAGFFSLGNGTGVDGGGSRQDATTTNTNNNSSPSGNESWLWCRNPNSNANAGCGDIAPSYKGTLELWQHSNNQQIIFQQQQQQRLNLYTSAAGLGVGPSNRSLIEASGGEASGLTMMRSGGGGGGPSCQDCGNQAKKDCAHMRCRTCCKSRGLECPTHVKSTWVPAAKRRERQQQLASSQHPQGENVPKRPREHFPVPAKSTSLVCTHNTLGLQVGNFPPEISSSATFQCVRVSSVDEGEDEYAYKTAVSIGGHVFKGILYDQGPAERSSSDGGSQPLNLITAGPSASSSSAKVSCNNGVVGSTSDHYIDPASLNYPTSNNSFITGTHFFSNPRS, encoded by the exons ATGGCAGGCTTTTTCTCGCTAGGCAACGGCACAGGAGTAGATGGAGGAGGAAGCCGCCAAGACGCCACTACTActaatacaaataataattcTTCTCCATCCGGAAACGAATCTTGGCTCTGGTGCAGAAACCCTAACTCAAACGCAAACGCTGGGTGTGGTGATATCGCTCCTTCTTACAAAGGAACACTTGAGTTATGGCAACACTCAAACAATCAACAAATCATTttccagcagcagcagcaacaaagGCTGAATCTCTACACTTCCGCTGCTGGTTTAGGCGTTGGTCCAAGCAACCGGAGCTTAATTGAAGCTTCCGGCGGTGAAGCCTCCGGTTTAACGATGATGAGAAGTggtggcggcggcggcggaCCCAGCTGCCAGGACTGTGGGAACCAAGCTAAGAAAGATTGCGCTCACATGAGGTGCAGGACTTGCTGCAAGAGCCGAGGCCTTGAGTGTCCCACTCACGTGAAAAGCACGTGGGTTCCTGCCGCCAAACGCCGGGAACGCCAACAGCAGCTTGCCTCCTCTCAGCATCCGCAAGGTGAGAACGTTCCTAAACGGCCGAGAGAGCATTTCCCAGTCCCAGCAAAATCTACTTCCCTTGTGTGCACTCATAACACCTTAG GGCTACAGGTTGGAAATTTTCCACCGGAAATTAGCTCATCTGCAACTTTCCAGTGTGTGCGTGTGAGTTCGGTTGATGAGGGAGAAGATGAATATGCATACAAAACAGCTGTGAGTATAGGCGGTCACGTATTCAAAGGTATTCTCTACGACCAAGGTCCGGCCGAGAGAAGCTCCTCGGACGGTGGATCTCAGCCGTTGAATCTCATAACCGCAGGGCCATCGGCCTCCTCGTCAAGCGCAAAGGTGAGCTGCAACAATGGAGTCGTTGGCTCCACTTCAGATCATTACATTGATCCTGCCTCACTTAATTATCCTACCTCCAACAACAGTTTCATCACTGGTACACACTTCTTCTCCAACCCTAGATCTTGA